The following proteins are encoded in a genomic region of Lytechinus variegatus isolate NC3 chromosome 7, Lvar_3.0, whole genome shotgun sequence:
- the LOC121419266 gene encoding tubulin--tyrosine ligase-like encodes MYSYTVRDNKSSVYQALVETISRRSNWTQKTGDTVKANLIIGERNTLKFPFGRLGHDGILQLVNCYRGSGKISRKAALVTALTSWQESTGEDISLWSPETYIIRPQQKNVDTLKKPFQISKPDQREELKRSHERKQETGRGDVWIAKSTAGLKGEGILISNKPDELLSFVDSHPHSHVVQKYIENPLLLPGSRKFDIRCWVLVDHQYDIYLMKEGVLRTCAEPYEVDNLSNHVSHLTNHCIQEAHSKDFGKFEEGNEMFFDTFDRILQEHWDVSLEDKILPQIRHIVKTCCLSVKEELSTTGLSYHSFQLYGFDFMLDSDLRVWLLEVNSAPACAQKLLPKLIAGMISTAIDPVFPPQHVEPEIKDASYEVFEKL; translated from the exons ATGTATTCAt ATACTGTTCGAGACAACAAAAGTAGTGTATATCAGGCATTAGTTGAAACCATTTCAAGAAGATCGAATTGGACTCAAAAGACAGGCGATACCGTCAAGGCAAATCTGATCATTGGAGAGAGAAACACATTGAAGTTTCCATTTGGAAGATTAG GCCATGATGGAATTCTGCAACTAGTAAATTGTTACAGGGGATCAGGAAAAATAAGCAGGAAAGCTGCTCTTGTAACTGCTTTGACGAGTTGGCAGGAATCTACAGGAGAAGATATATCACTATGGTCACCAGAAACCTACATCATCAGGCCACAGCAAAAGAATGTAGACACTTTAAAGAAACCTTTTCAGATATCAAAGCCTGATCAAAGAGAAGAACTGAAGAGATCTCatgaaagaaagcaagaaaCAGGCAGGGGAGATGTTTGGATTGCAAAATCTACAGCTGGACTCAAAG GAGAGGGTATTTTGATATCCAATAAACCTGATGAACTTCTCTCATTTGTGGACTCCCATCCTCATTCTCATGTTGTTCAGAAGTACATTGAGAATCCTCTTCTGTTACCAGGCAGCAGAAAGTTTGACATCAG ATGTTGGGTATTAGTAGATCATCAATATGACATATATCTGATGAAAGAAGGTGTGTTGAGAACGTGTGCTGAACCATATGAAGTAGACAATCTCTCTAATCATGTATCTCATCTCACCAATCATTGTATTCAG GAAGCCCACTCAAAGGACTTTGGGAAGTTTGAAGAAGGAAATGAGATGTTCTTTGATACATTTGATAG AATTCTACAAGAACATTGGGATGTGAGCTTAGAAGACAAGATTCTACCTCAAATCAGACATATTGTGAAAACATGCTGTCTATCAGTAAAAGAG GAGTTATCTACCACTGGTCTGTCATACCATAGTTTTCAGTTGTATGGATTTGATTTTATGCTGGATAGTGACCTAAGAGTATGGCTTCTAGAGGTTAACAGTGCCCCTGCTTGTGCCCA GAAGCTGTTACCAAAGTTAATTGCTGGTATGATTTCTACTGCTATCGATCCCGTGTTTCCTCCTCAACATGTTGAGCCAGAGATTAAAGATGCATCTTATGAGGTATTTGAGAAACTCTGA